The following proteins are co-located in the bacterium genome:
- the rpsJ gene encoding 30S ribosomal protein S10, which yields MDGKRIRIKLKSFDHRLLDRSVKEIIEIVRGTGVRINGPVPLPTKREIYTVLRSPHVNKKSREQFELKIHKRLIDIIDPTPRTVDALSKLSLPAGVEVEMKES from the coding sequence ATGGATGGAAAAAGAATTAGAATAAAATTAAAGTCTTTTGACCACAGGTTGCTGGACAGGTCAGTGAAAGAGATAATTGAGATTGTAAGGGGTACAGGTGTCAGAATAAATGGACCTGTTCCTTTACCAACAAAAAGAGAGATTTATACTGTTTTAAGATCTCCACATGTAAATAAAAAAAGTAGAGAACAGTTTGAACTGAAAATACATAAACGACTTATAGATATAATTGATCCGACACCAAGAACTGTTGATGCTTTAAGTAAATTAAGTTTACCAGCTGGAGTTGAAGTAGAAATGAAGGAAAGTTGA
- the rplC gene encoding 50S ribosomal protein L3: protein MGIGIVGKKLKMTQVFTDDGEMIPVTLIEYREGYVVDLKTEEKDGYNAIKVGFEEVSEKKLNKPLLGYLKKRNLPPLKILKEFRFENKEDMKDFKIGERIKIDTIFKEGDYVDVTGKSIGKGFQGVVKRHGFHGGPATHGSMSHRAPGSIGSTAPQRVVKGRKMAGHMGTETVTVQNLQIFKILNEENLIMVKGAVPGPSNSYLILKKAIKKRR, encoded by the coding sequence ATGGGAATAGGAATTGTTGGAAAAAAACTTAAAATGACACAGGTTTTTACTGATGATGGAGAAATGATTCCCGTTACTTTAATTGAGTACAGAGAAGGTTATGTTGTTGATTTAAAAACAGAAGAAAAAGATGGTTATAATGCTATAAAGGTTGGTTTTGAAGAAGTAAGTGAAAAAAAATTAAACAAACCCTTACTTGGATATTTAAAGAAAAGAAATCTTCCTCCTTTAAAAATTTTAAAAGAATTTAGGTTTGAAAATAAAGAAGATATGAAAGATTTTAAAATTGGAGAAAGAATAAAAATAGATACTATTTTTAAAGAAGGTGATTATGTTGATGTTACGGGTAAATCAATAGGTAAAGGTTTTCAAGGAGTAGTAAAGAGACATGGTTTTCATGGTGGTCCGGCAACGCATGGTTCTATGTCTCATAGAGCGCCTGGTTCAATTGGTTCAACTGCTCCTCAAAGGGTTGTAAAAGGTAGAAAAATGGCAGGACATATGGGAACTGAAACAGTTACAGTTCAAAATTTACAGATATTTAAAATATTAAATGAGGAAAATTTAATTATGGTAAAAGGTGCAGTTCCCGGTCCATCAAATTCATATTTAATTTTAAAAAAAGCAATTAAAAAAAGAAGGTAA
- the rplD gene encoding 50S ribosomal protein L4 produces the protein MVKIGVYDIEGNLIEEREISENIVKEPINKDVLYYYTVSYLNNQRLGTHSTKTRGEVSGGGRKPWRQKGTGRARVGSIRNPIWRHGGIAFGPKPGDYYIRLPRKIRRKALFESIRDKIIENRVIFLKTGNIEKPKTKIFSNFLKKIGYENEKVLFVFKNTEEKKNKILSVRNLVLAKYDYINRINAYEILNSDRLIFEEDCFENLKNFLEGGKIV, from the coding sequence ATGGTTAAAATAGGGGTTTATGATATTGAAGGTAATTTAATTGAAGAAAGAGAGATATCTGAAAATATCGTGAAAGAACCAATTAATAAAGATGTTTTGTATTATTATACTGTGAGTTATTTAAACAATCAGCGACTTGGAACTCATTCAACAAAAACAAGAGGTGAAGTAAGTGGTGGAGGCAGGAAACCGTGGAGACAGAAAGGTACCGGTAGAGCAAGGGTTGGTTCAATAAGGAATCCTATATGGAGACATGGAGGGATTGCTTTTGGTCCAAAACCAGGAGATTATTATATAAGATTACCCAGAAAAATTAGAAGGAAAGCATTATTTGAATCAATCAGAGATAAAATTATTGAAAACAGAGTAATATTTTTAAAAACAGGGAATATTGAAAAACCAAAGACAAAAATTTTCAGTAATTTTTTAAAGAAAATTGGTTATGAGAATGAAAAAGTCCTGTTTGTTTTTAAAAATACTGAAGAGAAAAAAAATAAAATTTTATCTGTAAGAAATTTAGTTCTTGCAAAATATGATTATATTAATAGGATAAACGCTTATGAAATTTTAAACAGCGATAGGTTGATTTTTGAAGAAGATTGTTTTGAAAATTTAAAAAATTTTCTGGAAGGAGGGAAAATTGTTTGA
- the rplW gene encoding 50S ribosomal protein L23, with protein sequence MFDPYKIVKNPKITEKGTELNKENKYVFCVDRKANKNQIKKAIEEIYKVKVEKIYVINVKPKKRRYRFYIEGYKSGYKKAIVKLKEGEKIAIT encoded by the coding sequence TTGTTTGACCCTTATAAAATTGTAAAAAATCCAAAAATAACAGAAAAAGGTACAGAGTTAAACAAAGAGAATAAATATGTCTTCTGTGTTGACAGAAAAGCAAATAAGAACCAGATAAAAAAGGCAATAGAAGAAATTTATAAGGTAAAAGTGGAAAAAATTTATGTTATAAATGTAAAACCTAAAAAAAGAAGATATAGATTTTATATTGAAGGATATAAATCAGGATATAAAAAAGCAATTGTTAAATTGAAAGAAGGAGAAAAAATTGCCATTACGTAA
- the rplB gene encoding 50S ribosomal protein L2, which produces MPLRKLKPVTPGQRHALLQDFSDITKTEPEKSLVVGLKKTGGRNNTGRITTRHIGGGHKRLYRIIDFKGRINHEGIVKSIEYDPNRNARIALIHYTDGVKSYIIAPLGLSIGDRIKCGEDAEIKVGNRLPLKKIPEGVQIYNIELIPGKGGKLVRSAGTLATLMVKGEKYAQVRLPSGEVRLFDLNCYASIGQVSNPEYKYISFGKAGRVRNLGIRPTVRATAMNPVDHPMGGGEGRGKGHQSQSPTGVPAKGYKTRKKKKPSDKLIIQRRKQK; this is translated from the coding sequence TTGCCATTACGTAAATTAAAACCGGTTACTCCTGGTCAGAGACATGCTTTATTACAGGACTTTTCTGATATTACTAAAACAGAACCAGAAAAGTCCCTGGTCGTTGGTTTGAAAAAGACAGGAGGAAGAAATAATACAGGTCGTATTACTACCAGACATATTGGAGGAGGACATAAAAGATTATATAGAATTATTGATTTTAAGGGAAGAATTAATCACGAAGGCATAGTTAAGAGTATTGAATATGACCCAAATAGAAATGCAAGAATTGCTCTGATTCATTATACAGATGGTGTAAAAAGTTATATTATCGCACCATTAGGACTTTCAATAGGAGACAGAATTAAATGTGGAGAGGATGCAGAAATAAAAGTCGGAAATAGATTACCTTTGAAAAAAATACCTGAAGGTGTTCAAATATATAATATTGAACTTATACCCGGGAAAGGAGGTAAGTTGGTCAGGAGTGCAGGGACTCTTGCAACATTGATGGTAAAGGGAGAAAAGTATGCTCAGGTAAGATTACCATCTGGTGAAGTCAGATTGTTTGACCTTAACTGTTATGCATCTATTGGTCAGGTTAGTAATCCAGAATATAAATATATATCATTTGGTAAAGCAGGAAGGGTGAGGAATCTGGGTATAAGACCAACTGTAAGAGCAACAGCAATGAATCCTGTTGACCATCCTATGGGTGGTGGAGAAGGAAGAGGGAAAGGCCATCAGTCACAGAGTCCAACAGGGGTTCCTGCAAAAGGATATAAAACAAGAAAAAAGAAAAAACCATCAGATAAACTAATAATACAGAGAAGGAAACAAAAATGA
- the rpsS gene encoding 30S ribosomal protein S19, which translates to MRSKKKGPYIDKKLMEKVLKQKESGKKEVIRTWARSCTIVPEFVGHTFGVHNGRTFVNVYVTENMVGHRLGEFAPTRTFRGHGAHTERAREKK; encoded by the coding sequence ATGAGGTCAAAGAAAAAAGGTCCATATATTGACAAAAAACTTATGGAAAAAGTTTTGAAGCAAAAAGAATCGGGTAAAAAAGAAGTTATAAGAACTTGGGCAAGAAGTTGTACAATTGTTCCTGAATTTGTTGGGCATACTTTTGGAGTTCATAATGGAAGGACTTTTGTTAATGTCTATGTAACAGAAAATATGGTTGGTCATCGTCTGGGAGAATTTGCACCGACCAGAACCTTTAGAGGACATGGTGCTCATACAGAAAGAGCGAGAGAAAAGAAATAA
- the rplV gene encoding 50S ribosomal protein L22, producing the protein MEVVAKAKYVRIGPRKLRVLVELVKGKKVEEAFGILRNVKKRGAKILEKVIKSAENNGKNKGEGIEWKIKNIIIDGGPMLKRYRAATMGRGVMIRKRTSHITVILEGKGEE; encoded by the coding sequence ATGGAAGTAGTAGCAAAAGCAAAGTATGTTAGAATAGGTCCAAGAAAATTAAGAGTTCTTGTTGAACTTGTTAAAGGTAAAAAAGTTGAAGAAGCATTTGGAATTTTGAGAAATGTAAAAAAAAGAGGAGCAAAAATTCTTGAAAAGGTTATTAAAAGTGCAGAGAATAATGGTAAAAATAAAGGTGAAGGAATTGAATGGAAAATAAAAAATATTATAATTGATGGAGGTCCAATGTTAAAAAGATATAGAGCAGCAACTATGGGAAGAGGGGTTATGATTAGAAAAAGGACATCACATATTACTGTTATACTTGAAGGAAAAGGAGAAGAATAA
- the rpsC gene encoding 30S ribosomal protein S3: MGQKVNPIGLRIGIVEQWRSKWFSSKKEFKNLLREDVIIRDYIRKRYPRGTITKIEIEKTDKIRIRLYTPRPGVVLGRKGAEINQLRDELYEILKKQITIDCIEINPPGTSAQFLADSIVIQLEKRVPHRQAIKKAMDLAIQSGAKGIKVRISGRIGGVEIARSEQYILGKVSLHTLRAKIDYATSTAFTRSGTVGVKVWVYLGEILEEKGEKNAVNA; the protein is encoded by the coding sequence ATGGGACAAAAGGTTAATCCTATTGGATTAAGAATTGGTATAGTTGAACAGTGGAGAAGTAAATGGTTCAGTTCAAAAAAAGAATTTAAGAATTTATTGAGAGAAGATGTTATAATAAGAGATTATATAAGAAAGAGATATCCAAGAGGTACAATTACTAAAATTGAAATAGAGAAAACAGATAAAATAAGAATCAGATTGTACACACCAAGACCCGGTGTTGTTCTTGGTAGAAAGGGTGCAGAAATTAATCAATTAAGAGATGAATTATATGAAATTTTAAAAAAACAGATTACTATTGACTGCATAGAAATTAATCCACCAGGAACAAGTGCACAATTTCTTGCTGACTCAATTGTTATACAACTTGAAAAGAGAGTTCCTCACAGACAAGCAATTAAAAAAGCAATGGACCTTGCAATTCAGTCAGGTGCAAAAGGAATAAAGGTGAGAATTTCAGGAAGAATTGGAGGTGTAGAAATAGCAAGAAGTGAACAATATATACTTGGTAAGGTTTCTCTTCATACATTAAGAGCAAAGATTGATTATGCAACAAGTACTGCTTTTACAAGAAGTGGAACAGTAGGTGTAAAAGTTTGGGTTTATCTTGGAGAAATTTTGGAAGAAAAAGGAGAAAAAAATGCCGTTAATGCCTAA
- the rplP gene encoding 50S ribosomal protein L16: MPLMPKRVKYRKMQRGRTKGQAERGNKLFYGEYGLKVLEPGWITSAQIEAARIAITHYLKSKGKLWIRIFPDKPVTKKPAESRMGKGKGDVEKWVAVVLPGKIIFEIAGVSDELAKEALRRASYKIPYKSKIVTRSLVS, from the coding sequence ATGCCGTTAATGCCTAAAAGAGTTAAATACAGAAAAATGCAGAGGGGGAGAACAAAAGGACAGGCGGAAAGAGGTAATAAACTTTTTTATGGAGAGTATGGTTTGAAAGTTCTTGAACCGGGATGGATAACTTCTGCTCAAATAGAAGCAGCAAGAATAGCAATAACCCATTATTTAAAATCAAAAGGTAAACTCTGGATAAGAATTTTTCCTGATAAACCAGTGACTAAAAAACCTGCTGAAAGTAGAATGGGAAAAGGCAAGGGTGATGTTGAAAAATGGGTTGCTGTTGTTTTACCCGGTAAAATAATTTTTGAAATTGCAGGTGTTTCAGATGAACTTGCAAAAGAAGCATTAAGAAGAGCATCCTATAAAATCCCATATAAATCAAAGATTGTTACAAGGTCACTTGTAAGTTAA
- the rpmC gene encoding 50S ribosomal protein L29: MKKEELNKWKEATKEEIGNRILELKKQLYELNHQLLLGQLKNYSQIKEIKKDIARLKTILREKEIGAKNVKKNN, from the coding sequence ATGAAAAAAGAAGAATTAAATAAGTGGAAGGAAGCAACAAAAGAAGAAATAGGAAATAGAATCTTAGAATTGAAAAAACAACTTTATGAGTTAAATCATCAGTTACTCTTGGGACAATTAAAAAATTACTCACAGATTAAAGAGATAAAAAAAGATATAGCAAGGTTAAAGACCATATTAAGAGAGAAAGAAATTGGAGCTAAAAATGTCAAAAAGAACAATTGA
- the rpsQ gene encoding 30S ribosomal protein S17, producing MSKRTIEKTGVVVSDKMDKTRVVMVEYMTQHPIYKKILRKRRKFMVHDEDNITKVGDVVRIIQTRPLSKNKRWKIIEIIGKKGVISDSTEVNASGS from the coding sequence ATGTCAAAAAGAACAATTGAAAAAACAGGAGTAGTTGTAAGCGATAAGATGGATAAAACAAGAGTTGTTATGGTTGAATATATGACACAGCATCCAATTTATAAAAAAATATTAAGGAAAAGAAGAAAGTTTATGGTACATGACGAAGATAATATTACAAAAGTTGGAGATGTGGTTAGAATTATTCAAACAAGACCTTTAAGTAAAAATAAAAGATGGAAAATTATTGAAATTATTGGTAAAAAAGGAGTTATAAGTGATTCAACTGAGGTCAATGCTTCAGGTAGTTGA
- the rplN gene encoding 50S ribosomal protein L14 codes for MIQLRSMLQVVDNTGAKKIMVIGFIGSSKKRYGYVGDVVVATVKHALPDGIVKKKEKVKAVIVRTKKETRRKDGSILKFDHNCAVIIDNEGNPRGTRVFGPVPRELREKNFTKIISLAPEVI; via the coding sequence GTGATTCAACTGAGGTCAATGCTTCAGGTAGTTGATAATACAGGTGCAAAAAAAATAATGGTTATTGGATTTATAGGTAGTTCAAAGAAAAGATATGGTTATGTTGGAGATGTTGTTGTTGCTACTGTGAAGCACGCTCTTCCTGATGGGATAGTAAAAAAGAAAGAAAAAGTCAAGGCGGTTATTGTGAGAACTAAAAAAGAGACAAGAAGGAAGGATGGTTCAATTTTAAAATTTGACCATAATTGTGCAGTTATAATTGATAATGAAGGTAATCCGAGAGGAACAAGAGTTTTTGGTCCTGTTCCAAGGGAGTTGAGAGAAAAGAATTTTACAAAGATAATTTCTCTTGCACCGGAGGTTATATAA
- the rplX gene encoding 50S ribosomal protein L24, with the protein MKFKLKRGDIVQVIKGKDRGKKGRILKIFKEENKVLVEGINFVKKHTRPRSVDRQGGIIQMEKPIAISNVNFFCLKCSKPTRLGIKFLEDGTKVRFCKKCKEIVEEK; encoded by the coding sequence ATGAAATTTAAGTTGAAAAGAGGAGATATTGTTCAGGTTATAAAAGGAAAAGATAGAGGGAAAAAAGGAAGAATTTTAAAAATTTTTAAAGAAGAAAATAAAGTACTTGTTGAGGGTATTAATTTTGTTAAAAAACACACACGACCGAGATCAGTAGACAGGCAGGGAGGAATAATTCAAATGGAAAAACCCATTGCAATAAGCAATGTTAATTTTTTCTGTTTAAAATGCAGTAAGCCAACACGGCTGGGAATAAAATTTTTAGAAGATGGTACAAAAGTAAGATTTTGTAAAAAATGTAAGGAGATAGTAGAGGAAAAGTAA
- the rplE gene encoding 50S ribosomal protein L5, which yields MEEPRLKKDYREKVVPELLKRFNYKNKMQVPKILKIVLNMGIGRDNKDAKAIESAQKELTLIAGQKAVLTKAKKSIAGFNVRKGNIVGVMVTLRGNRMYEFLDRLITVALPRVRDFEGLPGKSTDGKGSYTIGIKEHVIFPEVDYNTIYKVQGLNVTIVTSAKTPEETISLLREIGLPIREE from the coding sequence ATGGAAGAGCCAAGATTAAAAAAAGATTATAGGGAAAAAGTTGTTCCTGAATTGTTGAAGAGATTTAATTATAAAAATAAAATGCAGGTTCCTAAAATTTTAAAAATAGTTTTAAATATGGGAATAGGCAGGGATAATAAAGACGCTAAAGCAATTGAATCTGCTCAAAAAGAACTTACTTTAATCGCTGGACAGAAAGCTGTTTTAACTAAAGCAAAAAAATCAATAGCAGGTTTTAATGTTAGAAAAGGAAATATTGTAGGAGTTATGGTTACACTAAGAGGAAACAGAATGTATGAATTTCTTGATAGATTGATTACTGTGGCTTTGCCAAGGGTAAGAGATTTTGAAGGATTACCAGGAAAATCAACAGATGGAAAAGGTTCGTATACTATAGGGATAAAAGAACATGTGATATTTCCAGAGGTTGATTATAATACAATTTATAAAGTTCAAGGACTCAATGTCACAATAGTTACTTCAGCAAAAACACCCGAAGAAACAATATCTTTATTAAGAGAAATTGGTTTACCGATAAGGGAGGAATAA
- a CDS encoding type Z 30S ribosomal protein S14, translating into MARKCFFEKVKRGAKFKVRERNRCWRCGRPRGYYRKFGICRVCFRELASKGEIPGVKKASW; encoded by the coding sequence GTGGCGAGAAAATGTTTTTTTGAAAAAGTAAAAAGAGGAGCAAAATTTAAAGTAAGAGAAAGAAATAGATGTTGGAGATGTGGAAGGCCAAGGGGTTATTACAGAAAATTTGGTATTTGTAGAGTATGTTTTAGAGAACTTGCTTCAAAAGGAGAAATCCCAGGTGTTAAAAAGGCAAGTTGGTAA
- the rpsH gene encoding 30S ribosomal protein S8: MTMTDPIADMLTRIRNANAISKSYVDVPFSKFKMKILDVLKEEKYIKDYELIQDNSRKYIRVHLLYFGKNKAITEIKRISTPGRKFYVSKDKIPVVKNNYGIAVLTTSKGVMSNKKAKEIGIGGEILFYIW; encoded by the coding sequence ATGACAATGACAGACCCTATTGCAGATATGTTAACAAGGATTAGAAATGCAAATGCAATATCAAAGTCATATGTTGATGTTCCTTTCAGTAAGTTTAAAATGAAAATACTTGATGTTCTTAAAGAAGAGAAATATATAAAGGATTACGAGTTAATTCAGGATAATTCAAGAAAATATATTAGAGTTCATCTTTTATATTTTGGAAAAAATAAGGCAATAACAGAAATAAAAAGAATAAGTACTCCTGGAAGAAAATTTTATGTTTCAAAGGATAAAATTCCTGTTGTTAAAAATAATTATGGAATAGCTGTTTTGACAACTTCAAAAGGAGTTATGAGTAATAAAAAAGCAAAGGAAATAGGAATCGGAGGAGAAATTCTCTTTTATATATGGTAA
- the rplF gene encoding 50S ribosomal protein L6: MARLGKKPIIIPEGVKVKIENGKVYVEGKKGNLVQEIFPNLSVVVEDKKIIVKNEVDPKNKKLYRKTNALWGLLRSLIFNMVKGVNEGFEKILEIHGVGYKGEVKGNKLILSVGFTHPVEVEIPKELSVEVSRNTIIFVRGADKQKVGEFAASIRRICPPEPYKGKGIRYRGEYVRQKATKAGVGATK, from the coding sequence ATGGCAAGATTAGGCAAAAAACCAATTATTATTCCTGAAGGTGTTAAAGTAAAAATAGAAAATGGTAAAGTGTATGTTGAGGGAAAAAAAGGGAATCTCGTTCAGGAAATTTTCCCAAATTTAAGTGTTGTGGTTGAGGATAAAAAGATTATTGTTAAAAACGAGGTAGACCCAAAAAACAAAAAACTATATAGAAAAACCAATGCTTTATGGGGACTTCTAAGGAGTTTAATCTTTAATATGGTAAAAGGTGTAAATGAAGGTTTTGAAAAAATACTTGAAATTCATGGAGTGGGATATAAAGGAGAAGTTAAGGGCAACAAACTTATTCTTTCAGTGGGTTTTACCCATCCAGTTGAGGTTGAAATACCAAAAGAATTATCTGTGGAAGTGAGCAGAAATACGATAATATTTGTAAGAGGAGCAGATAAGCAGAAGGTTGGAGAATTTGCAGCAAGTATAAGAAGAATTTGTCCACCTGAACCATATAAAGGTAAGGGAATTAGATATAGAGGAGAGTATGTTAGACAAAAGGCAACAAAAGCCGGAGTAGGAGCAACAAAATGA